The DNA region GCACGGTGACCTATCTCTATCGCGGGGAGTTCCAGCACCGCGACAGCCTCGGCTCGAAGCAGATGATCTATCCGGGCGAACTCAACTGGATGGTCGCCGGACGCGGCGTCACCCATTCCGAGCGCACCAGCGAAGAGACGCGGCGCGCCCCGCACCGCCTCTTCGGCATTCAGACCTGGATGGCGCTGCCGGAGGCGCAGGAGGAGGTCGCGCCGAGTTTCGAGCATCATGGCAAGCAGGCGCTGCCGTTCATCGAGGGGGAGGGGGTGGCGCTGCGCCTCATCCTCGGGCGGGCCTATGGCAAGAGCGCGCCGGCGCGGCTGTTCAGCGAGACCTTCTACGCCGATGCGGCGCTGCGGGCCGGCGCGCGCCTGCCACTGCCGCAGGACCATGAGGATCGCGGCCTCTATGTCGTCGAAGGCACGATCGGTGTTGCCGGGCAGACCTTCGAAGCGGGCCGCATGATGGTGTTCCGCCCTGGTGACGCGATCTCGGTCGTTGCCGGAGACCAGGGCGCGCGGCTGATCCTGCTCGGCGGCGCGACATTGGCCGGTCCGCGTTACGTGTGGTGGAACTTCGTCTCCTCCAGCCGCGACAGGATCGAACACGCCAAGGAGCAATGGCGCCGCGGCGCCTGGGGCGAAGGCCAGTTCGACCTGCCGCCCGACGACAGAAGCGAGTTCATCCCGCTGCCGGAGTGAGGCATGGGACGGCATGAGTGCAGGACCTCCGCGCGCTGGTCCGGATGTCCGGGGGCGCGCGCGGTGTCCGGCGGCGGGCGTAGCTACGCCGCCTGACCGAGCGCGCCAACACCAGCGGCTTCCAGATTGGCCTTGAGGGCGGGATCGAGCCCCAGCCGCGAGGCCAGTTCGTCCAACCAGGCGCGCTCAGTGGCGGTGTCGGCATCGATGGCGATGAAGGCGGCAAGATAGACTTCCGCCGCCTCCTCGGGGGTGCGGACCGCGGCGGCCAGCGCCGCCGGTTGGTCGGGTCGCGCGATCAGCCCTTCGAGATACTGCCGTTCCTCGTGGGACAGGGCGCTCGCCTCCACCCGCGCGACGAGACGCTGGCGCTCGACGTCATCGAGGCGGCCGTCGGCCATTGCCGAGGCGATCATCGCGCGCAGCAGCAGCGTCGCGGTGTGATCGGGGATGCGCGCACCGGAGGTGAACACCGGCTGGCCGGTGGGCGCAGGTGCCGTGCCGCCCTGCGGCAGCATGCCCTTGACGGCATCCTGCACGCCCTGCGGCACGATCGGCCGGCCGGCACGGTAGTCCTGATAGGCCTTGTAGGCGAGCCCGCCCAGCACCGCCGCGGCGCCGACCTGCAGCGCGGTGCCGGCGTGCTTGCGGACGTGCTTCGAATTGAGCAGCAGACCGGCGAGGCCGCCGGCGAGCGCGCCGCTGCCGAGCATGCCGGCATTGCGCAACAGAAAGCCCTCGGCGCCGCCGGCGGAGGCGGCCGGACCTTGCCCGGTTCCACCCCGGGCATCGGGAGCGGTGCCGGTCAGCACCGCGTTGAGAAGCCTGTTCACGTCGATCATGGAGTCCTCATCGGTGTCGGGTCGTCTTTGGTGCGTTGGGTGATCTTGGGTGTTGGATGATTGCGGCCGGCGCGCGCCGGCCGGTTCAGTGGTGCGCCAGATCAAGGCTGGCGCGCAGGCGCATCTCGTGCAGATGCCGGCGCAGCCGGGCTTCGCTGATGTCGATGCCGTGTGCCGCGAAGTCGGCGGACACCTTGGCGATGACGTCATCCTGTCCGGGCACCTCGCGGTCGGCGAGATGCACCGACCATGCGTAGGCTTCGAGATCGGCCTCGGCCAAGCCGAGGCGGCGGCCGGCCCACAGCCCGAACAGCACATTGCGCCGGGCGATCTCGCCCTCGCGGGTCTCGTAATCGGCGATCCCGAAGCCATCGTTGCGTTCAGTGCGCGGCAGTCCGTGAAGCGGCGTGGTCATGACGGTTCTCCTCTGGTGAGACGGATCGGGCAGGGGCCGGCGCGCAGCGCCTCGTCGGCAGGTTCCGGCTGCTCGCGGCTGGTCTTCCACATCGAGAGCACGATGCCGCCGGCCAGCAGGGTCAGGGTCACGCCGAGCGAGATCAGCGGGTCGACCTTGCCGAACGCCTGGCTCCAGAAGATCTTGGCGCCGATGAAGATCAGCACGAGCGACAGCGCATATTTGAGATAGCGGAAGCGGTGCACGCTGGCCGCGAGTGCGAAATAGAGCGCGCGCAGGCCGAGGATGGCGAAGATGTTCGAGGTGTAGACGATGTAGGGATCGGTGGTGATGGCAAAGATCGCCGGCACGCTATCGACGGCGAAGACGAGATCGGCGAACTCGATCAGGATCAGCGCAAGCAGCAGCGGCGTGGCGTAGAGCACCGTCCGCCCGCTCCTCGAAACCGGTCTGCGCACGAAGAATGCGCTGCCGCGCAGAACCTTCGTCACGCGCATATGGCGCCGAACGAAGCGCATCAGAGGGTTGTCGACAACGGCGGACGGGTTCTCGGCGACCAGCAGCATCTTGATGCCGGTCACGATCAGGAAGGCGCCGAAGATATACAGCACCCAGGCGAACTGCGACACCAGCGCGGTGCCGAGCCCGATCATGATCGCGCGCAGCACGATGACGCCGAGGATGCCATAGAACAGCACGCGGTGCTGAAGATGCCGCGGGATCGCCAGCGTGGCGAAGATCAGCGAAATGACGAAGATGTTGTCGAGCGCCAGCGTCTTCTCGATGAAGAAGCCGGTGACATAGGCGACGCCGGCCTCCTGGCCCATCTGGGACCACACCCAAGCGCCAAAGATCAGCGCGACGCTGATATAGGCCGCCGACAGCAGCAGGCTCTCGCCGGCCGGAATCTCACGCGCCTTGCGGTGAAGAATGCCGAGGTCGAAGGCCAGAAGCGCGGCGATGATGCCGACGAACAGCAGCCACGTCCAAGCGGGCTTGCCGAAGAAATCCGCGAACAACAGTTCGGGACCGAGCGCCATCGCATCCTCCAAATGCCAGTGCGCTTCGCAACGCGGCGGCAGGTGAAAGATCCGACATCGCAGCGATGGCTCGCTGCCAGAGGGGCCCGGATCGACGTTTCATGTGGGGTGCCTCCGGCGCTTCGTCGAGGGTCAAAATGTCGCATCCTTCGCGTCTCCGCGGTGGCAGTCCGGGTCTGGTGTACGAGCACCGCCCGCAGGCCCTGGCGGCAGGTCTCGCGCAGGAGCGTCGCCGTGCATCCGGCTCGGCGGCCACGATCTCGATGCGACTGGATTGGGGCGGCGTCTTCGCGGCGCGACGGGACACGCGTTGTTTGCCGACGCAAAATATATAATCTTGCAAGCTACAAACAATTGTAGATCTGCGGAGCGGTAGTGCTAAAATGCGGATAGAAAGAGCGGCGAAAGATAAATCAGATTAATCAATTTCAACAATGTCAGTCATTATGTCGATCGCGCGGATACTTTAGAACGCTCCAAATGTGATGCCGCGATTTGACGGTGCCTGCTGTGCGGGATAATGCTCCTGCCACGCATTCCGATCTGACGACCGGCGTCCGCTGCCATGTCTCGAATTCGAATCCGATTACGACCGTGCCGCGGGCGAGGCGGGGTCGGTCGAGGTTGTGAGAGGCCACCCGAATGAGCACCAGTCCGGAACACGCCCCGGCCATGGGCGGGCATGACCACGTCTTTCTCGGCGAGAGTCACGCCCGCAACGAGCGCCGCACCTGGTTCGTCATCGCATTGACCGCCACCATGATGGTGGTGGAGATCGCCGCCGGGCACGTGTTCGGCTCCATGGCGCTGATCGCCGACGGCTGGCACATGTCCACCCACGCCGCTGCCATGCTGATCGCCGCGCTCGCCTATCTGTATGCGCGCAAGAACGCCCGCAATCCCCGCTTCAGCTTCGGCACCGGCAAGCTCGGCGATCTCGCCGGCTTCGCCAGTGCCATCGTGCTGGCGCTGATCGCCCTGATGATCGGTTGGGAGAGCCTGCAGCGGCTCTATGCGCCGATTGCCATCGATTTTCCGCAGGCCATCACCGTTGCGGTGATCGGGCTTGCGGTGAACGTCGTCAGCGCGTGGCTGCTGCGCGGCGAGCATTCGCACGACCATGGCCACGAGCATGGACACGCGCACCACCATCAT from Blastochloris tepida includes:
- a CDS encoding ATPase inhibitor subunit zeta; the protein is MTTPLHGLPRTERNDGFGIADYETREGEIARRNVLFGLWAGRRLGLAEADLEAYAWSVHLADREVPGQDDVIAKVSADFAAHGIDISEARLRRHLHEMRLRASLDLAHH
- a CDS encoding tellurite resistance TerB family protein yields the protein MIDVNRLLNAVLTGTAPDARGGTGQGPAASAGGAEGFLLRNAGMLGSGALAGGLAGLLLNSKHVRKHAGTALQVGAAAVLGGLAYKAYQDYRAGRPIVPQGVQDAVKGMLPQGGTAPAPTGQPVFTSGARIPDHTATLLLRAMIASAMADGRLDDVERQRLVARVEASALSHEERQYLEGLIARPDQPAALAAAVRTPEEAAEVYLAAFIAIDADTATERAWLDELASRLGLDPALKANLEAAGVGALGQAA
- a CDS encoding pirin family protein, yielding MSWNPALEPGCPDAVGADAIETLIIPRARDLGGFEVRRALPAPKRQMVGPFIFFDQMGPADFLTGHGVDVRPHPHIGLGTVTYLYRGEFQHRDSLGSKQMIYPGELNWMVAGRGVTHSERTSEETRRAPHRLFGIQTWMALPEAQEEVAPSFEHHGKQALPFIEGEGVALRLILGRAYGKSAPARLFSETFYADAALRAGARLPLPQDHEDRGLYVVEGTIGVAGQTFEAGRMMVFRPGDAISVVAGDQGARLILLGGATLAGPRYVWWNFVSSSRDRIEHAKEQWRRGAWGEGQFDLPPDDRSEFIPLPE
- the dmeF gene encoding CDF family Co(II)/Ni(II) efflux transporter DmeF, with product MSTSPEHAPAMGGHDHVFLGESHARNERRTWFVIALTATMMVVEIAAGHVFGSMALIADGWHMSTHAAAMLIAALAYLYARKNARNPRFSFGTGKLGDLAGFASAIVLALIALMIGWESLQRLYAPIAIDFPQAITVAVIGLAVNVVSAWLLRGEHSHDHGHEHGHAHHHHDHHGGDNNLRAAYMHVLADALTSVLAIVALIAGSLYGWLWLDPVMGIVGALVIARWSWGLIRDAGGVLLDYVPPSEDLPDEIRAALHRDGDTITDLHVWQLGPGHHGAIVAISSAAPLPPSHYRHKLRHIHDLSHVTIEVEPVVR
- a CDS encoding TerC family protein: MALGPELLFADFFGKPAWTWLLFVGIIAALLAFDLGILHRKAREIPAGESLLLSAAYISVALIFGAWVWSQMGQEAGVAYVTGFFIEKTLALDNIFVISLIFATLAIPRHLQHRVLFYGILGVIVLRAIMIGLGTALVSQFAWVLYIFGAFLIVTGIKMLLVAENPSAVVDNPLMRFVRRHMRVTKVLRGSAFFVRRPVSRSGRTVLYATPLLLALILIEFADLVFAVDSVPAIFAITTDPYIVYTSNIFAILGLRALYFALAASVHRFRYLKYALSLVLIFIGAKIFWSQAFGKVDPLISLGVTLTLLAGGIVLSMWKTSREQPEPADEALRAGPCPIRLTRGEPS